The Urbifossiella limnaea genome has a window encoding:
- a CDS encoding Fur family transcriptional regulator: MSLQSVSVSQSPEARFREYLASRPEPKRFTTQHRELLDHIFARHKHFDANELLDDLKAAGSEVSRATVYRTLTLFVDAGLLKRIEVGNRTVFDHDYGYPAHDHFVCEACGTMIEFAHPRLDEVLKEAAAANQFRATAHSLVIRGTCAACDQARAARRRLVM; the protein is encoded by the coding sequence GTGTCGCTGCAGTCGGTGTCGGTGTCGCAGAGCCCGGAGGCGCGGTTCCGCGAGTACCTCGCCAGCCGGCCGGAGCCGAAGCGGTTCACCACCCAGCACCGCGAGCTGCTCGACCACATCTTCGCGCGGCACAAGCACTTCGACGCCAACGAACTCCTCGACGACCTGAAGGCCGCCGGCAGCGAGGTCAGCCGGGCGACCGTGTACCGCACCCTCACCCTGTTCGTGGACGCGGGCCTGCTGAAGCGGATCGAGGTCGGCAACCGCACCGTGTTCGACCACGACTACGGCTACCCGGCGCACGACCACTTCGTGTGCGAGGCGTGCGGCACGATGATCGAGTTCGCGCACCCGCGGCTGGACGAGGTGCTGAAGGAGGCCGCGGCCGCGAACCAGTTCCGGGCGACGGCGCACAGCCTGGTGATCCGCGGCACCTGCGCCGCCTGCGACCAGGCCCGCGCGGCGCGGCGGCGGCTGGTGATGTGA
- a CDS encoding polyamine aminopropyltransferase: MNRTPVLFLNVLVVATCGLVYELLAGTLASYLLGDSVTQFSLVIGIYLSALGVGAWLSGFVGDNTARVFVEVELGVALIGGASGPLLFVAYGQIGAFQLFLYGTVFLIGVLVGLELPLLMRIVKDELEFKELVARVLAFDYLGALFASVLFPILLVPKLGLVRTSLVFGILNAVVGLWATWLLLPLLPRGVFGLRARGVLVIALLTIALVKADALSTFAEAQLYTDEVVYAKTSPYQRIVVTNGRAGFNLYLNGHLQFASADEYRYHEALVHPPLALHGAPRRVLILGGGDGLALREVLRWPSVTAVTLVDLDPAMTGLSDAYPPLARLNGNAFADPRVTVVNRDAFLWVDERDEPYDAAVVDFPDPSNYSVGKLYTTLFYRKLTARLAPGAAVSVQCTSPLFARTSYWCVVRTLEAAGYAVRPYHAAVPSFGVWGFALCRREPFAVPTTAPGGLRFLTPAVLPGLFELPPDLGPLPVEVNRLDNQVLVRYHETDWRTYEK, encoded by the coding sequence ATGAACCGCACCCCGGTCCTGTTCCTGAACGTGCTGGTGGTCGCCACCTGCGGGCTCGTCTACGAGCTCCTCGCCGGCACCCTCGCCAGCTACCTCCTCGGCGACTCCGTCACGCAGTTCTCACTCGTCATCGGCATCTACCTGTCGGCGCTGGGCGTCGGCGCCTGGCTCAGCGGGTTCGTCGGCGACAACACCGCCCGCGTCTTCGTCGAGGTCGAGCTCGGCGTCGCGCTGATCGGCGGGGCCAGCGGGCCGCTGCTGTTCGTCGCCTACGGGCAGATCGGCGCCTTTCAGCTGTTCCTGTACGGCACCGTGTTCCTCATCGGCGTGCTGGTCGGCCTCGAACTGCCGCTGCTGATGCGGATCGTGAAGGACGAACTCGAGTTCAAGGAGCTGGTGGCGCGGGTGCTGGCGTTCGACTACCTCGGGGCGCTGTTCGCGTCGGTGCTGTTCCCCATCCTGCTGGTGCCGAAGCTCGGGTTGGTCCGCACGTCGCTGGTGTTCGGCATCCTGAACGCCGTCGTCGGCCTGTGGGCGACGTGGCTGCTGCTGCCGCTGCTGCCGCGCGGCGTGTTCGGCCTCCGCGCCCGCGGCGTTCTCGTCATCGCGCTCCTCACCATCGCGCTGGTGAAGGCCGACGCCCTCTCCACGTTCGCCGAGGCGCAGCTGTACACGGACGAGGTGGTGTACGCGAAGACGAGCCCGTACCAGCGCATCGTCGTGACCAACGGCCGGGCCGGGTTCAACCTGTACCTGAACGGCCACCTCCAGTTCGCGTCCGCCGACGAGTACCGCTATCACGAGGCGCTCGTCCACCCGCCGCTGGCGCTCCACGGCGCCCCGCGGCGCGTCCTCATCCTCGGCGGCGGCGACGGGCTGGCGCTCCGCGAGGTGCTGCGCTGGCCGAGTGTCACCGCGGTGACACTGGTCGATCTCGACCCCGCGATGACGGGCCTGTCCGACGCGTACCCGCCGCTGGCGCGGCTGAACGGCAACGCCTTCGCCGACCCGCGGGTGACGGTGGTGAACCGCGACGCCTTCCTGTGGGTGGACGAGCGCGACGAGCCCTACGACGCGGCGGTGGTGGACTTCCCGGACCCGTCGAACTACTCGGTGGGGAAGCTGTACACGACGCTGTTCTACCGCAAGCTGACGGCCCGGCTGGCGCCGGGGGCGGCGGTGTCGGTGCAGTGTACGTCGCCGCTGTTCGCACGGACCTCGTACTGGTGCGTGGTGCGGACGCTCGAAGCCGCGGGGTACGCGGTGCGGCCGTACCACGCGGCGGTGCCGTCGTTCGGGGTGTGGGGCTTCGCGCTGTGCCGCCGCGAGCCCTTCGCGGTGCCGACGACGGCGCCCGGCGGGCTGCGCTTCCTGACGCCGGCGGTGCTGCCGGGGCTGTTCGAGCTGCCGCCGGACCTGGGGCCGCTGCCTGTGGAGGTGAACCGGCTCGACAACCAGGTGCTCGTGCGCTACCACGAGACCGACTGGCGGACGTACGAGAAGTGA
- a CDS encoding transposase: MLFGGVFERFLEESPLSVMSRATIEHALSASALDALFDRTAERGYTRELLFSTTVDLMTLVVGGKALHVQAAYRHLRDRVPVTLKCVYDKLRNIETGVSAGLVAHVSGRCEGLITALGGGCKSLLPGYRVRVLDGNHLAATQRRLGVTRGHTAGPLPGQSLVVLDPALMLVTDIVPCEDAHTQERALIDQIVPLVRERDVWVADRNFCTAEFLCEVAARRAYVVIRRHGNLSVEAEAGYGAEVATDRGWVGERRVWVCWGGARLVRLRQVRVRLRAPTADGDAEVEILTNLPAKVPAKKVAEIYLKRWKIEGAFHELTVALNCEVNTLGYPRAALFGFCVAVAAYNVLAVLKAALRAVHGEKKVQEEVSGYYLALEWAMVYAGMMIALPASEWEAFGPMPSPELAGHLREWAGKVDLGRIKKAPPRKPTRTATRRIKDKSPHVSTARLLDEGKKTRQAKVSRNP, encoded by the coding sequence ATGCTGTTCGGTGGGGTCTTCGAGCGGTTCCTAGAGGAGAGCCCGCTCAGCGTGATGTCCCGGGCGACCATCGAGCACGCCCTCTCGGCCTCGGCCCTCGACGCGCTGTTCGACCGGACCGCCGAGCGCGGGTACACCCGGGAGTTGCTGTTCTCCACGACGGTCGATCTGATGACCCTGGTGGTCGGCGGCAAGGCCCTCCACGTCCAGGCCGCCTACCGGCACCTGCGGGACCGCGTCCCGGTCACCCTCAAGTGCGTCTACGACAAGCTCCGGAACATCGAGACGGGCGTGTCCGCGGGGCTGGTCGCGCACGTGTCGGGCCGGTGCGAGGGGCTGATCACCGCGCTGGGCGGGGGGTGCAAGAGCCTGCTGCCGGGCTACCGGGTGCGGGTCCTCGACGGCAACCACCTGGCCGCCACCCAGCGGCGGCTGGGCGTCACCCGGGGGCACACCGCCGGCCCCTTGCCCGGGCAGAGTTTGGTCGTGCTCGACCCGGCCCTGATGCTGGTCACCGACATCGTCCCGTGCGAGGACGCCCACACCCAGGAGCGGGCGCTGATCGACCAGATTGTGCCGCTGGTGCGGGAGCGGGACGTGTGGGTCGCGGACCGCAACTTCTGCACGGCGGAGTTCCTGTGTGAGGTGGCCGCCCGGCGGGCCTACGTCGTCATCCGACGCCACGGGAACCTGAGCGTCGAGGCCGAAGCCGGGTACGGGGCCGAGGTCGCGACGGACCGGGGCTGGGTGGGCGAGCGGCGGGTCTGGGTCTGCTGGGGTGGGGCGCGGTTGGTGCGCCTGCGGCAGGTGCGGGTGCGGCTGCGGGCGCCGACCGCGGACGGGGACGCGGAGGTGGAGATCCTGACCAACCTGCCGGCGAAGGTGCCGGCCAAGAAGGTGGCCGAGATCTACCTCAAGCGGTGGAAGATCGAGGGGGCCTTCCACGAGTTGACAGTCGCCTTGAACTGTGAGGTGAACACCCTGGGGTACCCCAGGGCCGCGCTGTTCGGGTTCTGCGTGGCGGTGGCCGCGTACAACGTGCTGGCCGTACTGAAGGCGGCCCTGCGGGCGGTGCATGGTGAGAAGAAGGTGCAGGAGGAGGTGTCGGGGTATTACCTGGCGCTGGAGTGGGCGATGGTGTACGCGGGGATGATGATCGCCCTGCCCGCGTCGGAATGGGAGGCGTTCGGTCCGATGCCCAGCCCGGAGTTGGCCGGCCACCTCCGCGAGTGGGCGGGCAAGGTCGACCTTGGGAGGATCAAGAAAGCGCCGCCCCGGAAGCCGACGAGGACGGCGACCCGACGGATCAAGGACAAGAGCCCACATGTTTCCACGGCCCGGTTGCTCGACGAGGGGAAGAAGACCCGTCAGGCGAAAGTCAGCCGGAATCCGTGA
- a CDS encoding glycosyltransferase family 39 protein: MRPTEAVPAPSSVHNRLDPVRAPVVVTVPAPVRRTNWTGPAAVAAVLLVGVGLRAAALGGGRDLWIDESMLALNLVERDAAGLLKPLDWNQGAPVGFLLAMKAVIAQLGASEWALRLLPFVASLLGLAGLAWVAPRLLPRPAALLAVALLALSPVMVSYSAECKQYATDAALTVGLFAAAAGLLTGHGGARRWAVLAASGAAAVWCSHPAAFVLGGIGVALMADAAVKRDRRRFLAAAVTSAVWLVSFAACYVLFTRHLRGNDYLMGYWAGHFLPLPPRNAGDLAWLAEHYFGPFSMPGGLAGSEVRAGGLAAVFFAVGLWNLARDRWPVAVAVALPGLLALLASGLHAYPFAGRLLLFLVPLMVLGVGYGAHAVAAALRPKQAFAAAALLGVLVAAPALEAYQGTKRPMREEQLRPVLDAVRAELRPGDKVYVYYGAVPAFLHYTRDNPFPAEAVTLGTEARANRLEYRTQLAELKGAARVWLVFSHRHQAIHGDASRS; encoded by the coding sequence ATGCGACCCACCGAGGCCGTACCCGCCCCGTCGTCCGTCCACAACCGCCTCGACCCCGTCCGCGCCCCGGTCGTCGTCACCGTTCCCGCACCCGTCCGCCGCACGAACTGGACCGGCCCCGCCGCGGTCGCGGCCGTGCTCCTCGTCGGCGTGGGCTTGCGCGCCGCGGCCCTCGGCGGCGGCCGCGACCTGTGGATCGACGAGTCGATGCTGGCGCTCAACCTCGTCGAGCGCGACGCCGCCGGGCTGCTGAAGCCGCTCGACTGGAACCAGGGCGCCCCCGTCGGCTTCCTGCTGGCGATGAAGGCCGTCATCGCGCAACTCGGCGCGAGCGAGTGGGCGCTGCGGCTGTTGCCGTTCGTCGCGTCGCTGCTCGGGCTGGCGGGGCTGGCGTGGGTGGCGCCGCGGCTCCTGCCGCGGCCGGCGGCGCTGCTGGCGGTCGCGCTGCTGGCGCTGTCGCCGGTGATGGTCAGCTACTCGGCCGAGTGCAAGCAGTACGCCACCGACGCGGCGCTGACCGTCGGCCTGTTCGCCGCCGCCGCCGGCCTGCTGACCGGGCACGGCGGCGCGCGCCGGTGGGCCGTGCTGGCGGCGTCCGGCGCCGCCGCCGTGTGGTGCTCGCACCCGGCCGCGTTCGTCCTCGGCGGCATCGGCGTCGCGCTGATGGCCGACGCCGCGGTGAAGCGCGACCGGCGTCGCTTCCTCGCCGCGGCGGTCACGTCCGCGGTGTGGCTCGTCAGCTTCGCGGCGTGCTACGTGCTGTTCACCCGGCACCTGCGCGGGAACGACTACCTGATGGGCTACTGGGCCGGCCACTTCCTGCCGCTGCCGCCGCGGAACGCGGGCGACCTGGCGTGGCTGGCCGAGCACTACTTCGGCCCGTTCTCGATGCCCGGCGGGCTGGCGGGAAGTGAGGTCCGCGCCGGCGGGCTGGCGGCGGTGTTCTTCGCCGTCGGCCTGTGGAACCTGGCGCGCGACCGCTGGCCGGTGGCCGTGGCGGTGGCGCTGCCGGGCCTGTTGGCGCTGCTGGCGTCCGGGCTGCACGCCTACCCGTTCGCCGGCCGGCTGCTGCTGTTCCTGGTGCCGTTGATGGTTCTGGGCGTGGGGTACGGTGCCCACGCGGTCGCGGCGGCGCTGCGACCGAAACAGGCGTTCGCGGCGGCGGCGCTGCTCGGCGTACTGGTCGCGGCCCCGGCGCTGGAGGCGTACCAGGGGACGAAGCGGCCGATGCGCGAGGAGCAGTTGCGACCCGTGCTCGACGCCGTGCGGGCGGAACTGCGGCCGGGCGACAAGGTGTACGTCTACTACGGCGCGGTGCCGGCGTTCCTCCACTACACCCGCGACAACCCGTTCCCCGCCGAGGCCGTGACTCTCGGCACCGAGGCCCGGGCGAACCGCCTGGAGTACCGCACGCAGTTGGCGGAGCTGAAGGGGGCCGCGCGGGTGTGGCTGGTGTTCAGCCACCGGCACCAGGCCATTCACGGTGACGCATCCCGGTCGTAA
- the accC gene encoding acetyl-CoA carboxylase biotin carboxylase subunit: MFRKVLVANRGEIALRVIRACRDLGVEVAVVYSEADKDAPYLKLADQAVCIGPAVATESYLKMPRIIAAAEGVDADAIHPGFGFLSENSRFAQMCRENGFEFIGPSAEAMNKLGDKARSKEVAKAANVPTVPGSDGLVESEKEALDFARKVGYPVLIKASAGGGGKGMRQAWDDDGLVKGLSAARTEAEAAFKDGSVFLEKYLDRPRHVEVQLLGDKHGNVVHLFERDCTLQRRHQKLVEESPAPNLPDKVRIAMCESAVRLAKAAGYYSAGTCEFLVDRDHKFYFIEVNARIQVEHPVTELVTGVDLIREQIRVAAGEKLPFEQKDIVHRGAAIEVRVNAENVDKDFQPSPGVVTTWRPPGGPGVRLDTHVVTGYRVPPNYDSMVAKLLVYQPTRAEAFAVMRRALREFVVEGIHTTLPIHRRIFECPEFIAGEVDTTFIEREFLKRGK; encoded by the coding sequence ATGTTCCGCAAAGTGCTCGTCGCCAACCGGGGTGAGATCGCCCTCCGCGTGATCCGCGCCTGCCGCGACCTCGGGGTCGAGGTCGCCGTCGTCTACTCCGAGGCCGACAAGGACGCCCCCTACCTCAAGCTCGCCGACCAGGCGGTGTGCATCGGCCCGGCCGTCGCCACCGAGAGCTACCTGAAGATGCCGCGCATCATCGCCGCGGCCGAGGGCGTGGACGCCGACGCCATCCACCCCGGGTTCGGCTTCCTCAGCGAGAACAGCCGGTTCGCGCAGATGTGCCGCGAGAACGGCTTCGAGTTCATCGGCCCGTCCGCCGAGGCCATGAACAAGCTCGGCGACAAGGCCCGCTCGAAGGAAGTGGCCAAGGCCGCGAACGTGCCGACGGTGCCCGGCAGCGACGGGCTCGTCGAGTCCGAGAAGGAGGCGCTCGACTTCGCCCGCAAGGTCGGCTACCCGGTCCTCATCAAGGCGTCGGCCGGCGGCGGCGGCAAGGGGATGCGGCAGGCGTGGGACGACGACGGCCTCGTGAAGGGGCTGTCGGCCGCCCGCACCGAGGCCGAGGCGGCGTTCAAGGACGGCAGCGTCTTCCTGGAGAAGTACCTGGACCGCCCGCGGCACGTCGAGGTGCAGTTGCTCGGCGACAAGCACGGCAACGTCGTCCACCTGTTCGAGCGCGACTGCACGCTGCAGCGCCGCCACCAGAAGCTGGTCGAGGAGTCGCCGGCGCCGAACCTGCCGGACAAGGTCCGCATCGCCATGTGCGAGTCGGCGGTGCGGCTGGCGAAGGCCGCCGGGTACTACTCGGCCGGCACCTGCGAGTTCCTCGTGGACCGCGACCACAAGTTCTACTTCATCGAGGTGAACGCCCGCATCCAGGTCGAGCACCCGGTCACGGAGCTCGTCACCGGCGTGGACCTGATCCGCGAGCAGATCCGCGTCGCGGCCGGCGAGAAGCTGCCGTTCGAGCAGAAGGACATCGTGCACCGCGGGGCGGCGATCGAGGTGCGGGTGAACGCCGAGAACGTGGACAAGGACTTCCAGCCGAGCCCCGGCGTGGTGACGACGTGGCGGCCGCCGGGCGGCCCCGGCGTGCGGCTCGACACGCACGTGGTGACCGGCTACCGGGTGCCGCCGAACTACGACTCGATGGTGGCGAAGCTGCTGGTGTACCAGCCGACGCGGGCCGAGGCGTTCGCGGTGATGCGGCGGGCGCTGCGGGAGTTCGTGGTGGAGGGGATCCACACGACGCTGCCGATCCACCGCCGCATCTTCGAGTGCCCCGAGTTCATCGCCGGCGAGGTGGACACGACGTTCATCGAGCGCGAGTTCCTGAAGCGCGGCAAGTAG
- a CDS encoding acetyl-CoA carboxylase biotin carboxyl carrier protein, which yields MADDKRDAPRPFDVKTVEYLLKLMSEHELSEIDLKEADQRIRLRKGGDAPVMVAAPVHAAHAPAPAPAAHAPASPPPHAAPAAKKGLEIKSELIGTFYTRPAPDKPEFVKVGSRVTPDTTVCIVMAMKVNNEIKAGVSGTVTEVVAKNEDFVDFNTVLFRVDPG from the coding sequence GTGGCCGACGACAAACGGGACGCCCCCCGGCCGTTCGACGTGAAGACCGTCGAATACTTGCTCAAGCTGATGTCGGAACACGAGCTCAGCGAGATCGACCTGAAGGAAGCCGACCAGCGCATCCGCCTCCGCAAGGGCGGCGACGCGCCGGTGATGGTCGCGGCGCCGGTCCACGCCGCCCACGCGCCGGCCCCCGCCCCGGCGGCTCACGCCCCCGCGAGCCCGCCGCCGCACGCCGCCCCCGCCGCCAAGAAGGGGCTGGAGATCAAGTCGGAGCTGATCGGCACGTTCTACACCCGCCCGGCGCCGGACAAGCCGGAGTTCGTGAAGGTCGGCAGCCGGGTCACCCCGGACACCACCGTCTGCATCGTCATGGCCATGAAGGTGAACAACGAGATCAAGGCCGGCGTCAGCGGCACCGTCACCGAGGTCGTCGCCAAGAACGAGGACTTCGTGGACTTCAACACCGTCCTGTTCCGGGTGGACCCGGGGTGA
- a CDS encoding sodium:solute symporter family transporter, protein MTLAPPDLAVVAAYLVGMTLFGVWFTTAQKDLRTYFVGDRDVGWVLVLVSIVATETSAVTFLSVPGLAFKPDGGDLTFLQLAFGYVVGRVLVAWLLLPQYMSGDLFSAYEVLKQRFGPGVQRVASGLFLVTRTVADGLRLYLTALLLQYVDLGRFIGVEWGVGPAIVTVGVVTVVYTYLGGMKAVIWTDLIQFVVKVAGAALAGVFVLKLLPGGWDEFVSAGAAAGKFKLIEPAFDRTVAFNIWAGVIGGAVFSMASHGADQLMVQRYLCARSLGQARLALVLSGFTVLVQFLLFLLVGVGLFVLMRADLFPEAVGRRPDEVFGLFIVTRLPTGVAGVLVAAVLAAAMSTLSSSLNSSANAVVTDFVRPLRPNRSERENVLLSRLLTAVWGVAQMAVAFAAYRLNEDKSVVERVLAVAGFTTGLLLGLFLLGSLKKPPRSGAALVGMLCGFAAVLAAWLPSVWGPPVLAWPWFAPLGAGTTVLVALGLEWVTAE, encoded by the coding sequence ATGACCCTCGCCCCTCCCGACCTCGCCGTCGTCGCCGCGTACCTCGTCGGCATGACGCTCTTCGGCGTCTGGTTCACGACGGCGCAGAAAGACCTGCGCACCTACTTCGTCGGCGACCGCGACGTGGGCTGGGTGCTCGTGCTGGTGTCGATCGTGGCGACGGAGACGAGCGCCGTCACCTTTCTGAGCGTGCCGGGGCTGGCGTTCAAGCCGGACGGCGGCGACCTGACGTTCCTGCAACTGGCGTTCGGCTACGTCGTCGGCCGGGTGCTGGTGGCGTGGCTACTGCTGCCGCAGTACATGAGCGGCGACCTGTTCAGCGCCTACGAGGTACTCAAGCAGCGCTTCGGCCCCGGCGTGCAGCGCGTGGCGAGCGGCCTGTTCCTCGTCACCCGCACCGTCGCCGACGGCCTGCGCCTGTACCTCACGGCGCTGCTGCTGCAATACGTCGATCTGGGCCGGTTCATCGGCGTGGAATGGGGCGTGGGGCCGGCGATCGTGACGGTCGGCGTGGTGACGGTGGTGTACACGTACCTCGGCGGCATGAAGGCGGTGATCTGGACCGACCTGATTCAATTCGTGGTGAAGGTGGCCGGGGCGGCGCTGGCCGGCGTCTTCGTGCTGAAGCTGCTGCCGGGCGGGTGGGACGAGTTCGTGAGCGCCGGCGCCGCGGCGGGCAAGTTCAAGCTGATCGAGCCCGCGTTCGACCGCACGGTGGCCTTCAACATCTGGGCCGGCGTCATCGGCGGGGCCGTGTTTTCGATGGCGAGCCACGGCGCCGACCAGCTGATGGTGCAGCGCTACCTGTGCGCCCGCTCGCTGGGCCAGGCCCGGCTGGCGCTGGTGCTGAGCGGCTTCACCGTGCTGGTGCAGTTCCTCCTCTTCCTGTTGGTCGGCGTCGGGCTGTTCGTCCTGATGCGGGCCGACCTGTTCCCGGAGGCGGTGGGGCGGCGGCCGGACGAGGTGTTCGGCCTGTTCATCGTGACGCGGCTGCCGACGGGCGTGGCCGGGGTGCTGGTGGCGGCGGTTCTAGCGGCGGCGATGAGCACGCTGTCGTCGTCGCTGAACAGCTCGGCGAACGCGGTGGTGACGGACTTCGTGCGGCCGCTGCGGCCGAACCGGTCGGAGCGCGAGAACGTGCTTCTGTCGCGGCTGCTGACGGCGGTGTGGGGCGTGGCCCAAATGGCTGTGGCGTTCGCGGCGTACCGGCTGAACGAGGACAAGAGCGTCGTCGAGCGGGTGCTGGCGGTGGCGGGCTTCACGACGGGGCTGCTGCTGGGGCTGTTCCTGTTGGGGAGCCTGAAGAAGCCGCCGCGGTCGGGTGCGGCGCTGGTCGGGATGCTGTGCGGGTTCGCCGCAGTGCTGGCCGCGTGGCTGCCGTCGGTGTGGGGGCCGCCGGTGCTGGCGTGGCCGTGGTTCGCGCCGCTCGGCGCGGGGACGACGGTGCTCGTGGCGCTCGGGTTGGAATGGGTGACGGCGGAATGA
- a CDS encoding N-acetylglucosamine kinase, with translation MLGFDGGGTRTVALLASRNGSGWKLLGRGEAGPSNRQAVGTPAALAALDAAADAAFASAGRPRKAVRAAVLGLAGAGRAEDREVIREWAAKVHLAPAVDVIEDAALLLAAGTPDGWGVAVVAGTGSMAYARAADGRTARAGGWGYLLGDEGSGYALALAGLRAAARAADGRGPRTVLTDKLLSAFGLTRPEELVGVVYRGCDRPALAALAPLVLDAAERCPVAAELATAAVAELAAAAVAAARQLGYGAAFPVALAGGLFESRADYRERFLAALAEQGVTPAPVAVVREPAEGAVRLALALRATA, from the coding sequence GTGCTCGGCTTCGACGGCGGCGGCACCCGCACCGTGGCCCTGCTCGCGAGCCGAAACGGCAGTGGCTGGAAGCTCCTGGGCCGCGGCGAGGCCGGCCCGAGCAACCGGCAGGCGGTCGGCACCCCCGCGGCGCTCGCGGCGCTGGACGCGGCCGCCGACGCCGCGTTCGCGTCCGCCGGTCGGCCGCGGAAGGCCGTGCGCGCCGCGGTGCTGGGCCTCGCCGGCGCCGGCCGCGCCGAGGACCGCGAGGTCATCCGCGAGTGGGCCGCGAAGGTTCACCTGGCGCCCGCCGTGGACGTGATCGAGGACGCGGCTCTGCTGCTCGCCGCGGGCACGCCCGACGGCTGGGGCGTGGCGGTGGTGGCGGGCACCGGCTCGATGGCCTACGCCCGCGCCGCCGACGGCCGCACCGCCCGCGCCGGCGGGTGGGGCTACCTCCTCGGCGACGAGGGGAGCGGCTACGCCCTGGCGCTCGCGGGGTTACGGGCCGCCGCCCGCGCCGCCGACGGCCGCGGCCCACGCACGGTGCTGACCGACAAGCTCCTGTCGGCGTTCGGGCTGACGCGGCCCGAGGAGCTGGTCGGCGTCGTGTACCGCGGCTGCGACCGGCCGGCGCTCGCGGCCCTGGCGCCGCTCGTGCTCGACGCCGCCGAACGTTGCCCCGTTGCGGCGGAGCTCGCGACCGCGGCCGTGGCCGAACTGGCGGCGGCGGCGGTGGCGGCGGCCCGACAGCTGGGCTACGGCGCGGCGTTCCCGGTCGCGCTGGCCGGCGGGTTGTTCGAGTCGCGCGCCGACTACCGCGAGCGCTTCCTGGCGGCCCTCGCGGAACAGGGCGTAACGCCGGCGCCGGTCGCCGTGGTGCGCGAACCGGCCGAAGGTGCCGTTCGACTCGCGCTGGCGCTCCGAGCGACCGCTTAA
- a CDS encoding glycoside hydrolase family 10 protein has translation MPRLVSAAAVAVLLALPAAATQNAPLPPPLKREFRGVWVATVGNIDWPTKPGLPAAQQKAELIAILDKAAELKLNAVIFQVRPMADSLYRSELEPWSEYLTGQLGTDPGYDPLALAVQEAHARGLELHAWFNPYRARHPTAKSVAPPTHVTKARPDLAPAYGKHHWMNPTNPEVQKRSLDVILDVVKRYDVDGVHIDDYFYPYKEKDAAGKVIPFPDDDTWAAYQKAGGKLARDDWRRDAVNAFVRRMYDGVKTAKPTVQVGISPFGIWRPGHPAGIAGLDQYAELYADARLWLNEGWVDYWTPQLYWPIAQQKQSFPRLLDWWAAENTKKRHLWPGLYTSRVTGADKGWPATEVAEQIGLTRKTGANGAVHFSMKALMKNTGGVADELKRVYAEPALVPETPWAAPKEPLAAPRVVVAGGNMTVTSDPPARFVIVRQETAGGWTTTVTAGGPGATLPRRVGRVLVSVQDQAGRLSPAVEAPRR, from the coding sequence ATGCCACGCCTCGTCTCCGCGGCAGCGGTTGCCGTGTTGCTCGCGCTACCCGCAGCCGCGACTCAGAACGCGCCGCTGCCGCCGCCGCTGAAGCGCGAGTTCCGCGGTGTCTGGGTCGCCACCGTCGGCAACATCGACTGGCCGACCAAACCCGGCCTCCCCGCCGCGCAGCAGAAGGCGGAACTGATTGCCATTCTCGACAAGGCCGCCGAGCTGAAGCTGAACGCGGTGATCTTCCAGGTCCGGCCGATGGCCGACAGCCTGTACCGTTCGGAGCTGGAGCCGTGGTCCGAGTACCTGACCGGCCAACTCGGCACCGATCCCGGCTACGACCCGCTCGCGCTCGCGGTGCAGGAGGCGCACGCCCGCGGGCTCGAACTCCACGCCTGGTTCAACCCGTACCGGGCGCGTCACCCGACCGCCAAATCCGTCGCCCCGCCGACACACGTGACGAAGGCCCGACCCGACCTGGCGCCCGCCTACGGCAAGCACCACTGGATGAACCCGACAAACCCCGAGGTGCAGAAGCGCTCGCTCGACGTCATCCTCGACGTGGTGAAGCGCTACGACGTCGATGGCGTCCACATCGACGACTACTTCTACCCGTACAAGGAGAAGGACGCCGCGGGGAAGGTCATCCCCTTTCCGGACGACGACACCTGGGCCGCGTACCAGAAGGCCGGCGGCAAGCTGGCCCGCGACGACTGGCGGCGCGACGCGGTGAACGCGTTCGTGCGCCGCATGTACGACGGCGTCAAGACGGCGAAGCCGACGGTGCAGGTCGGCATCAGCCCGTTCGGCATCTGGCGGCCGGGCCACCCCGCCGGCATTGCCGGGCTCGACCAGTACGCCGAGCTGTACGCCGACGCCAGGCTGTGGCTCAACGAGGGCTGGGTGGACTACTGGACGCCGCAGCTGTACTGGCCGATCGCCCAGCAGAAGCAGAGCTTCCCCAGGCTGCTCGACTGGTGGGCGGCCGAGAACACGAAGAAGCGGCACCTGTGGCCGGGGCTGTACACCAGCCGCGTGACGGGCGCCGACAAGGGCTGGCCGGCGACCGAGGTCGCCGAGCAGATCGGGCTGACGCGGAAGACCGGCGCGAACGGCGCCGTCCACTTCAGCATGAAGGCGCTGATGAAGAACACCGGCGGCGTCGCGGACGAGCTGAAGCGCGTGTACGCCGAGCCGGCGCTGGTGCCGGAGACGCCGTGGGCCGCGCCGAAGGAGCCGCTGGCGGCGCCGCGGGTGGTCGTGGCCGGGGGGAACATGACGGTGACGTCCGACCCGCCGGCGCGGTTCGTGATCGTGCGGCAGGAGACGGCCGGCGGTTGGACGACGACGGTCACAGCCGGCGGCCCGGGTGCCACGCTGCCGCGACGGGTGGGGCGGGTGCTCGTCAGCGTTCAAGACCAGGCCGGGCGGCTGAGCCCGGCGGTCGAGGCGCCGCGGCGGTAG